The sequence below is a genomic window from Falco rusticolus isolate bFalRus1 chromosome 8, bFalRus1.pri, whole genome shotgun sequence.
AAGGTCTGATTTGTGTTACAGCATGCTGTGGCCTAGATCTATCACTTacgcggcggcggagcggggagCCCCGCGCTGCAAAGCGCTTGGTGATGTTCAGGTAGCTCAGGCTGTCAACCCAAACCCCAGTAACGCTGGTGGGGAGCGGGGTCCTGCTCCCCCGGCCGGGTCCTGCGCCCCGAGCCCGCAGCCCGGGAGGTGCCAGCAGCCCCGGCACCATACGGCCCTCTCTGAAAGATCTACTGTTGAAGTTACGTTACGGCCTTGGGGATTTTTGCCATgtatttcatttgcaaacagatATTGAGATATAACCTTttgaaatacagggaaaaaaattactgtaagaTTCATAATGGCAAACTAGATCATATAAAGCAGCGATGCTCTTTTGCCAGCTTCCTCCTCCGGCAGGACACCAAGGGTTGCATCTCAGCTCCGCTTCTCATTGCTTCCTCCTGCACaataaaatgtcctttttatAGATTCTCCTCCTTTATATTTGGCCAGCTCTACCGCTACCCGCTTACAGGATTGCTCTTTGTAGCACAAATCTTTGTAAAATACATCAGGGTTCGCCAGTGGCAGAGGCTGCGGGTGCAAATTATTGTAACGATATCACTCTCTATTCAAACGCAGAACTTGTTCCAATTTATTTCACTTAGaactttcttcccttccttaaCAGTAACCTTTCTATGcgcccagagcagcaggaactCCCCTtatcgcccccccccccccccgcaccggGGAGCCCCGGGGCGCAGGGCAGGAGCGGGCGGAGGCACCGGGGCAGGGGAGCGCCCCGctcggcggggggggggtgggggggcgctgggggcggggggctccgctcggggctgcccggggggtgcggggctgggggagggggccggAGCAtcggcaggggctgggggggaggggcagcacGGCCATCACCGCCCGcggagctggcagccagctcagccCACCCTGGGCctctgctggggggggggggggggcggggacccttggggggggaagggggggaggggggtttgTTGCTTGCCGAGGGCCTGGGGGCTCCCTGCGCCTCGTTGCCCGGGACGGGGGGAgcccgggggctgcggcagAGCCGAGCGTGGAGCAGCAGTGGGCTCTGCTGGcggagggagcagctgcaggcgGGGGGAGCCCGCAGCGAGGGGAGCCCCTCTGCGGGGGATGCCCTCTCCGTGGGAGCCCCTCTGCGGGGGGATGCCCCTGGCTCGGGCTCCCCGGTGCGAGGGGGTCGttgctggcggggggggggggctggaagCGGGTACAGGGAGGTCTTCGCTGAGATGCAGGatgaggtgctgagcagcccgGCCCAGAGGGACCTGGCGGGTGGGGGGCCGGACCTGGCGGCGTGTGGAGGTCGCTCGCGGTCAGCATCACCGTCTGGTTTGATGGAGATGAGCCAGGGGCCCCTGAGCGAAGGTCCATCCGCCTCCTGCAGGTCTGTGCGCTCGCCGGTCGGGGTGAGAGGGGGAACAACGTCCTTCCCCccgggcagagccccccaggAGCCTCCCCAGCCCCCGCAGGCAGCTGCGGCCCGGGCAGGTCCTGGGCTGCCTTGTGCACCTGCACCCAGCGCCCCAGACAGCAAACGCACAGGGACGGATTGAGAAAAccctttttcctgctgaaaaggGAGCGATGCTTCTAGAGAAGCGAATCCTGTCTTTGAAGGGCTGAAAACTGGGACAGCTGAGAGGAAAAAGCTGCGCTGCCCGGTGAGGCACCAGCCCGTGAGCAGCAGCCGTATTCCACTTGCTCCATCCAGACTCGcagccatcctgctgctggggctggtgctcCGAGGCGCGGAGCTGAGCCTGGCAGAGCGCCCCAGCAGAGCCCCAAGCACCCGAATGAGGCCCAAGCCTGGTACGTCTTTAGCCGTGCTCGTTTTGAACTCTTCTCCCTTGGatgttgtttttcattattgGATTTGGAAGaagtttttcttcccttctccttttgcTGGCACCGGCGATGTGCAGTGCAGCGTGTGGTTCCCAGCTCAGGCCAAGCCAGCCCAAACCGGCAAACCCGGCGTGCAGATCCCCCCTGTGCCTCGGCACCCGAAGTAATGGCCGGGCTGCTCTGCCGTGTGATGGATGGTGAGCGTGTGGTGCCTCGAGTGCAGCTCTGCACCCCGGGAGCTTCAGGTGTCCCTGTGTCCGTGCTCTGGAGCCGGGAGACCAGCTGGGCGTCAGAGGAGATGGATTTCACACCAGCACGTTGCATTTACATCTGCTGCGGGCACTAATCGCATCACACAGAAGCTGAAGACTACTGCTGCAATAACTGGATAGAACTGATGCTCTTCCCGAGCTTTAAATGAAGGTCTGAGGTGCAGCCAGCTCCTAGGGGGGAGATTTTATGTTCATAGACACATTGTCTATGGAGGTCTTGAAGAACCTGCACGTTGGAAACCTGCCTGTGCGTGAGCAGGAGACCTGTGCTGCTTCTAGCACCAGATCCCATTTTACTGTCGATGCTTCTGGCAAGTCTTAGCTCAActccatctttcttttctattttctttgtcaGCATTACTTTGTCCATCTTCCCCCAAGACGCAGCCGCATGGTTTGCAGCTCAGCAATGCTTTTGCAGCATTCTGCAGCCACCTTCCCTGCAAACTGCCGATGGCCTGATGGCCTGGGGTCACAGGTCTGGTCTACAGGGATTTATTCCTGAAGCATCGTAATAATTAATGCATtagctcctgcagctccttgtCTCCTGGGCAGTCTAGATCTGCCACCGGTGCTGGTATTTGTACAGCTGGAATGGGGACAGGACGgcctggggggggtgggggtggcaaCAGTGCTCGGAGGGGGGTCATCGCCCTCATCTTGGTGACTGTGACTTCTCATCCCAGCGCCGGGACTGTCACATCAGCCCCTCCCTGTGGTGGCTGAGAAAACTGGTGCCCAACCCCCCATCTGCCTCCCTGCctttggggaggaaaaggagccgtttggggctgcagcagcctaAGGGGCATTgtccccccagctgggggggggggggctccaCCAAGCAGGGTCCAGCACACGTGGGCGCAGCGCTGGGGGGGAACAGGCCTCCCATTACACCAGTGGTGGGTTAAACATGGGGCACGTGGTGAGGCTGGCTTGTTCTGCAGGTGGCTTGGGAGGTGGCGGGGAGAAGGAGAGGTCCTGCAGGGCTCTTTGGGGAACCCCCCAGTTCTCAGGtgtaatatttatttcctttccttggtGATATTTCAGTGTGGTTCTTCTGTTCCTCTCCATCCCTGAAAGGGAAGGCATAAAAAAAGGGAGGTGGAAGGATGAGACTCCCCCCAGAAGGAAgtaacccccaccccccaccccccaaaagcAGGGCACGGGCTGGGAGACATCCGCTTCTCCATCCGCAGCTCTGCGGGCAGCAGCAAGCGCCGGAGCATCCCTCTGGGAGAGCCAGTGTGCTGGCTTTGCTCAGCTGAGGAGGAAACGAAAGCACAAAGCAGGGAAATGACTTGGCAAAGGTCACCTGGCGCTGGGACTGAGCCCAGGGATAGCAGCACCAGGTCTGCCAcggctgagctgtgctgctccatCCCCCCGGTGTGCTGAGCGGTGGCACTGACCCGGCTGGTCGGCACTGGGGTGGGCTTGCTGGCGCTGTTCATTGTGGCATTAAAATTTACCATAATAAAGTGAAGAAAGCTGTGAGAGGAGCAAGGAGGGATGGGAATAGGATGGGGTGCCCATCaaggctggaaaagcaggaCAAGGGCAAGATGGGCATTGGTGGGATACCAGTAGCTGCCTGGTAGACATGGGGGGCAGAACAAAGATGATGTGGCTGGTGGGGCTCAAACCATGCCACGAGGATGCTCTTGCTCTCCGTAACGGCCAAGGAAGCTTCTGCACTGACCTTCCTGGTCCCGAATGCCTTCCAGACCCAAagtgcagcccaggctggggtacctgggctctgcaggcagcccgCTGCCCGCTCCCGTGCTTGCTTAGGAGGAACACATGGAACAGCTTGGCCAGGGAGCGGGGTACGGCTGCACAGGCTGTCCCAGCGTGGGGGCTCGGGGTGAGATTCTGAAATAAGGTAAAGAAGGGATTTGGTGGTGCTGAATCAGCGCTGGGTGAGGAGTGAGGCTGGGGAAATCAAAGCGGAGCCAAGCTGGAGACAGAGCATGTGCCAAGCCGGGGGGGCTGGCCAGGCCAGACGGAtgcaggggatggggagaggcCTGACAGGACGCAGGTCACATCTGCCAGtgcctcctttcttcccctgtgCCCACCTGCCTGTGTTTGATGTGGCAACGCTCCCAGTGATTCATTAGCTCATTTTGGTGTGTCCAGGTGAAAATGAAGCCGTGACATAATCAAAAGCCATATGTAGAAAAAGGTGACATGGGCATGTTGCCATCAAAACTGACAGCAAGGAGCAGGGATTGTGTGCTGGATTTAGGCAAAATGAAGTCAGTAATCTACCAGCATGGGGAACGAGCCTCTGGGTTAATGCAAGAGCTGAAGTCCATCATCACCGGTCCCTGCAGATGTCTTCCCGAGGCACACAGGAGGCTTTGCAGATGGGTTAGGGTCTGCCTGCAGGACCTCTGTAAAATACGTTTTACAGGTGACAGCAGGCGGAGGTGGTGGTCCCTGCTGGTTGGGAACAGAGGGCACTTTCAcacccctctcccagctgggaaGCCACGCTGCCCCACGAGCCCCCACCCCGCTTTGTACCAGCCCGGTCCTCCCTTTTCCTGTAGGTGGGGTTTCCATAGGAAACACGCTGGTCCACCTcctggcctggctgctgctccccggCTGAGGCAGTGGTGGTGACAGTCCCTTCTGCTCCGGGCTGAGTTTTTCAGCCTGGGGAACAACTGGCTCTCCTGGCTGTCCCCTGATGATGGCAGCGTGGGGGACAGCCGCCAGACTCACGCAggattttttctcctttccaacCGGTGGCTGGCACCCACAGGACCTGGAGATGGGAGAGGATGCCAAGGATGTGCAGTCGCCGTAGGGACCGTTTGGGTATGCGGCGGCAGGCGGGCAAGCCCACAGCAGCGGGCCGGGGCAGTGGGGTGCTGGGCTTTGCCAGcatcatgctgctgctgagccgcTCCGCTCTCCATCTCCCAGCCTTGTGGTGGTACCTCTTCCTCTCTGCCGATGCCCAGGAGGTGGCCACGTTCACGGTGCAGTACCGGGTGTTTGAAGAAGTGCCACTGGGAACGGTGATAGGGACGCTGGCTGAGCACTTTGAGGAGGGCGAGAGTGGCGAGACAGTGGATGCCTTCCAGCTGATGGAGACCCCCGGGAGGTTCCCACTGCAcgtggggagcagggatggggtgcTCAGCACGGCTGGGCGGGTGGacagggagcagctgtgccGGCACAGTGATCCCTGCTGGGTCTCGTTCGATGTGCTGGCCAACCAAAACCTGGCTCTGATTCATGTGGCTGTGCAAGTGCTGGACATCAATGACAATGCGCCACAGTTCCCCACGCCCGAGCTGGAGCTGGAGATGTCAGAGAGCGCATCCCTGCGGACGCGGATCCCACTGGATCGAGCCCTGGATGCTGATGCTGGCCCCAATGCCCACTGCTCCTACACCCTCTCCCCCAGTGAGCATTTTTCTCTGGAGGTTGTCTCCAGCTCTGATGGGACAAGGCATGCAGAGCTCATTGTCGTTAAAGAAGTGGACCGGGAGCTGCACTCCTCCTTCGACCTTGTGCTGACGGCTGCTGATCATGGGGAGCCACCAAAATCAGGTACCGCTTTAATTAAAGTAATTGTTCTCGACTCCAATGATAATAGCCCCGTCTTTGCAGAGAGCTCTTTGACGGTCGAGGTTCGGGAGGATGCTCTGCCCGGGACCCTCCTTGTGACGGTCACAGCCACTGACCCCGACCAGGGTCCCAACGGGGAGATCGAGTACAGCCTGAGCAGGCATGCACCCCTGGAAGTGCTAAACGCTTTCGGCATCAACGCCCGCACGGGCAGCATCTTCCTGAAGCACCCACTGGACTACGAGGAAACCCATGCCTACGAGCTGGATGTGCAAGCCCGGGACCTGGGTGCAAACCCCATTCCGGCACACTGCAAGATCCTGGTCAAAGTCCTGGATGTCAATGACAACGCTCCTGATGTCCATGTCACCTGGGCCGCGCGGGCGCCTGTGCTCTCGGAAGCGCTCCCCAAAGACAGCTTCGTGGCTCTGGTGACGGCCAGCGACCCTGATTCGGGAAGCAATGGGCAAGTGCATTGCTCCCTCAGTCAAGGGTACGAGCACTTCAGGCTGAAGAGGACCAACAGCCACAGCTACATGCTGATGACCAACACCACGCTGGACAGGGAGCTGCGTGCCGAGTACAACCTGACGTTGGTGGTGCGGGACCAGGGTGACCACTCCTTGGCCGTGCTGAAGCACCTCACCATCTGCATCAGCGATGTCAATGACAATGCCCCCTCCTTCGAGAAGGCTGCCTATGAGGTTGCTGTTGCTGAGAACAGTGAAGCACCTGCCTTCTTGCTCACGGTCTGTGCCACTGACCCTGACCTGGATTTCAACGGGAAAATTACGTACAGCATCCCGGACTCCTCTGCTTTGGGTCTGGTCTCAATTGACCCCACCACTGGGGATGTTTTTGCCCTCCAAGCTTTTGATTATGAGCAGGAGAGGAGTCTGGAGTTCCTGGTGACCGCTGAGGATGGTGGGCATCCCCGGCTGGCATCCAACGTCTCCATCAGGCTGGCTGTGCTCGACCGCAATGATAACGCACCTGTCATCACCACGCCAGCGCTGGTGGgaggcacagctgtgctgtccGTCCTGGTCAATGCAGAGACGGGGTGCTTCTGGGTGGTCCCTGGGAATGGGAGCACCCAAGGGACTGCAGCAGTGACCAATGTGTCATGTACCAGCACTCCCTTCCTCTTCACCATCGCGGCCAGGGATGTCGACTCTGGTATCAATGGGGCTCTCCGGTATGATCTGGTGGGTGGGGATGATGCTGGGCTCTTCATCCTGGACCCGTTCCTGGGGCAGGTCTTCCTCAATGCCAGCAACGCCAGCAGCCTTGCTGGCAGCGAGCAGGAGCTGGTGGTCCGGGTGAGTGACAAGGGGGACATCcccctgcacagcctggctcGGGTCCACTTAGTTTTCCGGCATCAGGGGGCATTCTCCAAAATCTCAGCCCAGGATCCCAGCTGGCTGAGCCCGTACCTGGTGGTCTTTATCTGCCTGGCTGCTGTCCTGGGCGGGTGCCTTCTCCTTTTGGCTTTAACCCTGTCCTTGCGtaagaaggagaagaaggacGGCATGGCATACAactgcagggaggcagaggatgcccgcaggcagcagcagctcaagaAGCCGCACAGGCAGATCCAGAAGACCGACATCCACCTCGTCCCGCTGCTCCGGGGCCGGCCCCAGGAGGCTGAGCTCCCCCGTCCCTGCCAGGAGGATCTGCCCGGCACAGCTGCCCCTGTGCCGGGGGGTtccccacagcctcccctccACCTCACCCCCACTCTCTACAGGACCCTGAGAAATCAGAGGACCCAAAAAGACTCAGATGAGCAGCAGGGGACCTTCAACCTGCCCATCCTGCAGCGTCGACCATGCCAACcccacagacagaaaaatccGTCGAAAGATGCTGTGAGTCCCCCAGATGCACCACCGCACTGCAAGAGCTTGGTGAAGCCACTGCAGGGGCCCGCGGGACAGCCCCCACTGCCACCCAGCAAGcccgtgggtgctgggggacctgggcagccacagccccaccagcacaTCCTCAGGAGCCTGGTCCGGTTGTCACTGGTGGCACTGGCGGAGCAGAGCCCCACTGGGGAGTTTGCGATGGAGTCGCCCCCGGTGCAGGTAGGGGCTGCCCTGTGTGTTGCTGAAGGTGTgcaccccttcccctccccccagccccccagccccccagcccctgccccaaatCCTTCCTTGCCCAGGTCTTGCACACTCTGGGGCGGTGGGAATGTGCAACCTGATGGTCTTTggttttctcttctcccagccctgggcagaggtgccccagcagcaggggctgggtaGGACCAGTGGCCACCCCACCACGGGCAGGGTCTCCTCACACCCACCAGGACaccccaggagctggggtggAGGATGGCTGTTTCAGGGAGAAGGGGACAACCCTGTGCCCGCTTCCCCCGGGAGGGAATGGCCGGCAGAGACCGCGCAGGGGAGGCACGGGGGCCAGGTGGGCTGCCCAGCCGCTTGTTTTTCCCCCTGCATGGGGATGCTGGGCCATCTGCGGGAGGAGGAAACGCTATAAAAAGGCCGGGGGGCTCGGAGGGGACGTCCTGGCAGGAAGCAGCTTGAGTGGCGATCGTCGGGGCTCAACAGGCTTTTCCTGCCTTACAGCAAatctcccagctgctctccctgctgcaccaGGGCCAGTTCCAgcccaaaacaaaccacagggGAAACAAATACACGGCCAAGAACGGCAGCAGGTAAGGCTGGCTCtcagccctcccttccccacgCCCCGTGTCCCTGTGtctctcctgcccctgccagccccactggcCCTAAGAGCCTCCAAGGGCAGGAGACACCAGGGCAGCACACAAGGCAAAAACCTTGTCCCCAGTTTTGCTGACCTGAGACTGGGGATGTAGGTCCTCCCTTCAGGGGATGGATGTGCTCCTCTAGTCCTGGCTCCCCGTTGGTATCCACCTCCCTCCTAGGGCTGCTCTTTGCCTCCTCCCTGGGGCGAGGTCACCTGAGCTCCTCCATGGCCACGGACCATCTGCCTGCCCTCACCAGGGGAACACCAGTGTGTTCAAGTGCGATGGAGAGGTGCACTCATGAGCACAGAGGGTCCCAGCtttggaggcagcagcacaaggatGAGTTTTCTCTTGTCTCTGGGTACTTTCTTAGAGATGCTGTTGCCTGGTGACAAGTTTGGGGCATCTGTCCCTGTGCCAGGAGGCTGGTGAGGGAGGTGCTGCTAGCAGGGATGGGAAGGACTGAGAGATCCCAACTGTGTGCTGACGGTGTTCCCAGAGACAAACTTTATGGTCTTTATGGTGTTGGTGTCTCTGGGTGAATGCTCCTGAGGATGCCAGGGCTTCACCACCGCCTTGCCATGTCCCCCTGTCCTCACCTGCCCAGGTCATGGGCAGACAAAGCTTTCACCACCTTTCTCATCATCATTTCAatctgctgtttaaaaaaacccaaaccaccaagTAAAGCCAAAACTCATTAATTGGCGGGGACTGAAATGATTATGCCATTGGTACTGTAAATGATGCACGGAGAGGATGCCCACACCCCACCTCTGGGCCAATTTGTGGGGGATAAAGACAACCACCTTCCCAGTAATCGGTGGCGCGGGGTTGTGCTGAGAGCTGAAGTGTGACTTGAGTGCTTTGGTCCCTGCGGCAGGGCCGCGGGGCTGGACACCGACTGCCTGAGCACGAAGGACAGCGGGCACGGCGAGAGCGAGGCAGAGGACCGCGATTCCGAGAGTGGGTTTGAACTCTCcgtgcagcagctggtgggagaggagctggagacCCTCCTGGAGCCGCAGGCAGGTGAGGTGCCCACGCGGCTAGGAGCAcactggggctggtgggggggcTCCAACAGCGGGATCTCCTCAAATGACACACTAACCCCACTTCAGAAGATAaacctggctggctgcagcgaGCCGGGGCACACCGGCTCCTAGGGGGGCCTCTGACAGTGGCAGGTGCCGGGACAGCATGTATGGAGCATCCTATGCTTTTGGTACCAGGCAGTTTTACAGCAAAGGGTCTTGCTGAGCTTTGCGTTGGACTTCTTCATGTTTAGTGGCTCTCGGTAGCTCCTTCCTCCCACGGATGTATCTGCTGTTGTTTAGCTGATTTGTGAGGTCGGCCTCTGTCACTGCGGAGGGGTGCAGTCCAGTTCAACCATGTGCTGTGCTGACCCGAGACCCTTCATTTCATGGTCTCCTAGTTCATGCAgagtgggaaaggggaagagtTGTCCTTGTCAAGTCCCTGGAGATGTTATACACCCTTTGAGCACCATCAAACTCTTGTTTCCTACCAGGCTGAACCAGTCCAGTCTCCTCTCCTGTGACCAACCTGTTACTAATTTTAGTGTATCTTTATTGAGATGTGGTGACCAGAAATGTGTGCAGTGTTTAGGGTACATCTACACCAATGGTCTAAGGTCTTCTGGTTTGTTCTTCATTCCTGTTCTGCCCAAGCTCCATGCTGAGCTCTGTTGCTGTTCATGGTGACTCCCAAATCCCTCCTCTGCGTGATGGGGGTGTCATCAATACGTGACATGTCACCCCCCATGAGAGTTATTCAACAGCTGGTGACTCAGAAATCCACCAGCCACTTTTTGCTCATGGCACTCAGTATTATCAGCAACTCTCCGCTTTTATGTTGTTGGGTGCTTTAGTGGAGTCAACACCAATGCCATCCACTTCTCCATGTCATTTATCACTATGTTGAATGGATACTCTGGGACTCCACTAATGACTTCCCTTTGTGGGGGAGATTATTCAGTCCTACCCTCGCTTCTCAAATATCTATTAGTCCCTAACAGAACCTGGCTGCTAATTCAGGGACAGCTCAGGTCCCCTGCGAGCCTGGCTGGTGCTCTTCTGCAAGCTCAGGTGTCCTCTGTCAGCCAGGACTTTTCACCTCTTCCAAAGATGCCAACAAATTTGCAAAACGCAATTCCCCACCCTGCAAATGCCATATCAGTTCTTGTCTGAATGGCAGGCACTCTGCTATTGGCTGAGTCTCGCTTACAATGATTT
It includes:
- the PCDH12 gene encoding protocadherin-12 isoform X1, with the protein product MPRMCSRRRDRLGMRRQAGKPTAAGRGSGVLGFASIMLLLSRSALHLPALWWYLFLSADAQEVATFTVQYRVFEEVPLGTVIGTLAEHFEEGESGETVDAFQLMETPGRFPLHVGSRDGVLSTAGRVDREQLCRHSDPCWVSFDVLANQNLALIHVAVQVLDINDNAPQFPTPELELEMSESASLRTRIPLDRALDADAGPNAHCSYTLSPSEHFSLEVVSSSDGTRHAELIVVKEVDRELHSSFDLVLTAADHGEPPKSGTALIKVIVLDSNDNSPVFAESSLTVEVREDALPGTLLVTVTATDPDQGPNGEIEYSLSRHAPLEVLNAFGINARTGSIFLKHPLDYEETHAYELDVQARDLGANPIPAHCKILVKVLDVNDNAPDVHVTWAARAPVLSEALPKDSFVALVTASDPDSGSNGQVHCSLSQGYEHFRLKRTNSHSYMLMTNTTLDRELRAEYNLTLVVRDQGDHSLAVLKHLTICISDVNDNAPSFEKAAYEVAVAENSEAPAFLLTVCATDPDLDFNGKITYSIPDSSALGLVSIDPTTGDVFALQAFDYEQERSLEFLVTAEDGGHPRLASNVSIRLAVLDRNDNAPVITTPALVGGTAVLSVLVNAETGCFWVVPGNGSTQGTAAVTNVSCTSTPFLFTIAARDVDSGINGALRYDLVGGDDAGLFILDPFLGQVFLNASNASSLAGSEQELVVRVSDKGDIPLHSLARVHLVFRHQGAFSKISAQDPSWLSPYLVVFICLAAVLGGCLLLLALTLSLRKKEKKDGMAYNCREAEDARRQQQLKKPHRQIQKTDIHLVPLLRGRPQEAELPRPCQEDLPGTAAPVPGGSPQPPLHLTPTLYRTLRNQRTQKDSDEQQGTFNLPILQRRPCQPHRQKNPSKDAVSPPDAPPHCKSLVKPLQGPAGQPPLPPSKPVGAGGPGQPQPHQHILRSLVRLSLVALAEQSPTGEFAMESPPVQQISQLLSLLHQGQFQPKTNHRGNKYTAKNGSRAAGLDTDCLSTKDSGHGESEAEDRDSESGFELSVQQLVGEELETLLEPQAELALKRLTAADPAWVARLSLPLTSNYKDNVFSPDSPHSPQDEEAARQEKPRTFETFGKGAGADSNAAGTRLASTFLSEMSTLFEMILSQKVQVHNETGSGLLRQLSAHGKSLGLEDSAPVL
- the PCDH12 gene encoding protocadherin-12 isoform X2, with protein sequence MPRMCSRRRDRLGMRRQAGKPTAAGRGSGVLGFASIMLLLSRSALHLPALWWYLFLSADAQEVATFTVQYRVFEEVPLGTVIGTLAEHFEEGESGETVDAFQLMETPGRFPLHVGSRDGVLSTAGRVDREQLCRHSDPCWVSFDVLANQNLALIHVAVQVLDINDNAPQFPTPELELEMSESASLRTRIPLDRALDADAGPNAHCSYTLSPSEHFSLEVVSSSDGTRHAELIVVKEVDRELHSSFDLVLTAADHGEPPKSGTALIKVIVLDSNDNSPVFAESSLTVEVREDALPGTLLVTVTATDPDQGPNGEIEYSLSRHAPLEVLNAFGINARTGSIFLKHPLDYEETHAYELDVQARDLGANPIPAHCKILVKVLDVNDNAPDVHVTWAARAPVLSEALPKDSFVALVTASDPDSGSNGQVHCSLSQGYEHFRLKRTNSHSYMLMTNTTLDRELRAEYNLTLVVRDQGDHSLAVLKHLTICISDVNDNAPSFEKAAYEVAVAENSEAPAFLLTVCATDPDLDFNGKITYSIPDSSALGLVSIDPTTGDVFALQAFDYEQERSLEFLVTAEDGGHPRLASNVSIRLAVLDRNDNAPVITTPALVGGTAVLSVLVNAETGCFWVVPGNGSTQGTAAVTNVSCTSTPFLFTIAARDVDSGINGALRTLRNQRTQKDSDEQQGTFNLPILQRRPCQPHRQKNPSKDAVSPPDAPPHCKSLVKPLQGPAGQPPLPPSKPVGAGGPGQPQPHQHILRSLVRLSLVALAEQSPTGEFAMESPPVQQISQLLSLLHQGQFQPKTNHRGNKYTAKNGSRAAGLDTDCLSTKDSGHGESEAEDRDSESGFELSVQQLVGEELETLLEPQAELALKRLTAADPAWVARLSLPLTSNYKDNVFSPDSPHSPQDEEAARQEKPRTFETFGKGAGADSNAAGTRLASTFLSEMSTLFEMILSQKVQVHNETGSGLLRQLSAHGKSLGLEDSAPVL